GGATGGTTCAGGTAATCCACCCCGCCGAGGTCCACCAGGAAGTTGTAGTCGAGCTCGGGATCGTCGCGCAGGAAGGTGGCGACAGCCAGCAGGGCTTCCTTGCGGATCACGACGCAATCGTCGCCGCGCCACGAGGAGACCGAGACGATATCCTGGCCGAACTTGTCCTGGAGCTTACGGAGGGTGAGGGAGAGGGTCGTTTCCATCGTCTTTCGTTACCTCGGCTCTAGGGCTGCAGCAGGACCGGCTTGGGCTTGGCGATCGTCTCCTTGCTGACGACGCCCTCCTGGATCTTGATGATCGCGTCGAGGACGGCCTCAGGACGGGGAGGGCAACCGGCGATGTAGACGTCGACGGGGATGATCTCGTCGATGCCCTGCACGGTGCAGTAGTTGTCGTAGAAGCCGCCGGAGCTCGCGCAGGCGCCCATCGAGATGACCCACTTGGGGTCGGGCATCTGGTCGTAGATCAGCTTGAGGATCGGGGCCTGCTTGTAGGTGATGGTGCCCGCGACGAGCAGCAGATCCGCCTGGCGGGGGCTGAAGCGGATGACCTCAGCGCCGAAGCGCGCGATGTCGAACACCGAGCTGACGGTCCCCATGAACTCGATGGCGCAGCACGCCGTGCCGAAGGTCATCGGCCACAGGCTGTACTTGCGCC
Above is a window of bacterium DNA encoding:
- a CDS encoding NADH-quinone oxidoreductase subunit B, whose amino-acid sequence is MGVESLLGDDIIVTRLDAVLNWGRKYSLWPMTFGTACCAIEFMGTVSSVFDIARFGAEVIRFSPRQADLLLVAGTITYKQAPILKLIYDQMPDPKWVISMGACASSGGFYDNYCTVQGIDEIIPVDVYIAGCPPRPEAVLDAIIKIQEGVVSKETIAKPKPVLLQP